GCGTACGGGCCGATACCCGCGTGCTCCGGAGCGTAATTGGTGGAAACCAGCAGCAAGCGCCGCTGACCGGATCTGGACACCGAGCGTCCCCTCTTCCCCTGGATGATGCGCACGTCACCCTAGTTCGTTCACCCGCGTGTTGCGGAACGTGCACGCTATTGTCTGCTAATCCGCTGCACCGGGGGGTGTGGCCGCTGGGGACAAAGAGATGACGGAGCGGTACATGTCGGACATTGGTGCGCCTTCGCGTCGGCCGTATCGAGTCGGTTACGCGCCGGGAGCCTACGATCTGTTCCACATCGGGCATCTCAACATCCTTCGGCACGCCCGGAGCCGGTGCGACTACCTGGTGGCCGGGGTGGTCTCCGACGAGATGGCCGAACTCGCCAAGGGCCGCCGCCCGATGATCCCGCTCGTCGAGCGGCTGGAGATCGTGCGCAGCGTGAAGTACGTCGACGCCGCCTTCGTCGAGACGGTGCCCGACAAGGTGGAGACCTGGAAGCAGGTCCGCTTCGACGTCATCTTCAAGGGCGACGACTGGCGCGGGACCCCCAAGGGCGACAAGTTGGAGAAGGACTTCGCCGCCCACGGCGTCGACGTCGTCTACTTCCCCTACACCGTCCACACCTCCAGCACCCAGCTGCGCCGGGCGCTGGACGCGCTCGCCGAACCGGCCGCGGCGCCGGGCCACGTCACCGGCGAACGGCGCTGAGCTCCCGGAACCACTTGGCGAGGAAGGCCAGCAGGAACAGCGCGGCGACCGCGCCCAGTCCGGCGTAGACCCAGGCGAACAGCCTCCCGCCGCCGAGCAGCAGGAACACCAGGCAGAACACCCCGTAGTCCACGGGGAGCAGCGCCACCGCGCGCAGCGTCGACGGCGCGGCGGCGGGGCTGCCCGGGGCCGGCCTGGGCTTGAGCTTCTCGGTCAGCAGCCCGCCGAAGAAGGTGACGACCGCGGCGAACTGGAAGCCGAGCGGCACCAGCAGCCAGCCGTTGGCCGCCGTCCCGTACTCCTCGGGGAACCGGTAGAACGCGATCAGTACGCACGAGTGCAGGGCCGTCAGCTTGGCGGCGTCCACGACGTGGTCCAGCCACTCGCCGGCCGCGCTGCCGCCGCCGCGCAGGCGGGCCAGCTGCCCGTCGGCCGAGTCGAAGGCGAAACCGACGGCGAGCGCGGCCCACACGGCGATCCCCAGCGCCCAGGACGGCCCGGTCAGCGCCACCGCGGCCACCGCGGCGAAGCTGAAGACGGCACTGACCAGCGTCACCTGGTTCGGCGTGAGCCCGAGCGCGTACGAACCGGCCGCCAGGTAGCGCCCGGCGGGCCGGTTGACGAACCGGGAGTAGAGCGACACCCCCTTCGCCGACTTCTGCGCCCCGCGCAGTTCCTGCAGCGCGGTCCCGACTCTGCCCATGCAGGAGCTCCCCTCAGCGACGATGTCGAACACATCATCGCAGGACGGTTGAGCGAGTCGGTGCGGGATGTCTGCGGACGTCCGGAAGGAGCAGTACGGACAGATTCGCCGCCGCGCTGAGGACGGCCGCGACCAGCAGGGGAGCGGTGGCCCCGACGGCGGCGGCCAGCGGCGCGGCCACCGCCAGCCCAAGGGGCCGCGAGGCGAACGAGATGAGGGTGTCGAAGGAGCCGACCCGGCCCAGGGTCTCCAGCGGGATGCGGCGCTGCATCTCCGTCTCCCACAGCGGACTCAGCACCCCCAGGCCGAACATGGCGCAGCCGAACGCGGCGGCGGTGGCGGGCAGCGGCAGCCGCAGGGCGAAGGCGGTGAGGGGCAGGGCCTGGGCGGCCGCCCCGAAGGCCACCCCGAACAGCGGCCGGCGCAGCGGCAGCCGCCCCGCCGCCCATACGCCGGCGAGCATGCCGACCGTGCCGGTCTGGGCGACCACCACCCAGGAGGCCTCGCCGCCCAGGCTCTCGGCGGCGATCACCGGTCCGAGGGTGAGGAGCAGACCGGCGGCCAGGTGCCAGACCCCGTGGGCCAGCACGTTGGCGAGGAACCACGGGTGGCGCCGGGTCTCGGCCCAGCCCGCGCGCAGTTCGGCTCCGAAGGCGGCGCGCGGCACGGTCCGCGGGACCGCCGCGGTACGCAGCCCGCCGAGGGTGAGCGCGGAGAGGACGAAGAGCGCCGCGGTCAGCAGGGAGGCCCAGCCCCCGCCGACGGTCAGCGCCAGCGACCCGGCGGCGGCCGGGGCCGCGACGTTCGCGAGCCCGGTGGCCACCCCGAGCCGGGCGTTGACCCGCGTCCGACCCTCCTCGGGGACCGTGGCCGCGACGAGTGTGCGGACGGCGGGCGTGCCGAAGGCCACCGCGGCGCCCGTCACGGCCGCGAGCGCGGCCAGTTCGGGGACGCGGCCGTCGAGCCCCGTCAGGAGCAGGATCCCGATGGCGAGTTGGGCCGCCGCCCGGACCAGGTCGGCCACCAGCACCACCCGCCGGGCGGGGAACCGGTCGGCGGCCACCCCGGCGACGGGCAGCAGGAGCAGCATCGGAAGCAGCTCACTGGCGAGTACGAGGCCCAGGTCTCCGGAGGAGCCGGCCCGCAGCAGCGCCAGGGTGAGGGTGGTCGGGACGAGGGCGGAGGCGAAGGCGGCACAGGTACGTCCGACGAGCAGCCGCCGTATCGGGGTGATCACGATCGGGCTCCTCGGTGACGACGGACGTGCCGCGCTCGCCGTCCCCCTCAGGCCGGTGTTCCTGGCGGCCGGGGCCCGTGGACCCGCAGCAGCAGCACCGAGCGGGCCGGCACGCTCAGGGTATCCCCGGCGCGGTGCAGGGTGCCCGGCACGGCCGCCTGCTCCTCCAGCGAGGTGTCCAGGACCAGTTCGTACTCCTCGGCCCACGGCGCCCCCGGCAGCGCCCACGCCGCCGGCCGGTCACCGGTGTGCAGCAGCACCAGGAAGCTGTCGTCCGTCACCTGCCGGCCCCGCCCGTCCCGGCCCGGGATGTCCCGCCCCGACAGGTACATCCCCAGCGCGGCTGCCGGGGCGTACCAGTCCCGCTCCGTCATCTCCACGCCCGCCGGGGTGAACCAGGCCAGGTCCCGCAGCCCGTCCGCCCCCTGCGGCCGGCCCGAGAAGAACGCCCGCCGCCGCAGCACCGGATGGGCGTGGCGCAGCGCGATCAGCCGGGCCGCCAGGGCGAACAGCGACCGCCACGCCGGATCCTCCAGCAGCGACCAGTCCACCCAGCCCGTCTCGTTGTCCTGGCAGTAGGCGTTGTTGTTGCCGCCCTGCGTGCGCCCGAACTCGTCGCCCGCCACGAGCATCGGCACGCCGGTCGACAGCAGCAGCGTGGTCAGCAGGTTGCGGAGCTGGCGGCGCCGCAGCACCCCGACGCCCACGTCGTCCGTCTCGCCCTCCGCCCCGCAGTTCCACGAACGGTTGTCGTTGGTCCCGTCCCGCCCCTCCTCCCCGTTCGCGTCGTTGTGCTTGCGCTCGTAGGACACCAGGTCCCGCAGGGTGAATCCGTCGTGCGCGGTGACGAAGTTCACCGAGGCGTACGGCCGCCGCCCGCCCCACGCGTACAGGTCGCTCGACCCCGACAGCCGGTACCCGAGATCGCGTACGTCGGGCAGTGCGCCCCGCCAGAAGTCCCGCACGGCGTCCCGGTAGCGGTCGTTCCACTCCGTCCACAGCGGCGGGAACGCCCCCACCTGGTAGCCGCCCGACCCCACGTCCCACGGTTCGGCGATCAGCTTCACCCGCCGCAGCACCGGGTCCTGGGCGATCACGGCCAGGAACGGGGACAGCATGTCCACGTCGTGCATCGAGCGGGCCAGCGCCGCCGCCAGGTCGAAGCGGAAGCCGTCCACACCCATCTCCGTGACCCAGTAGCGCAGCGAGTCCGTGATCAGCCGCAGCACGTGCGGCCGCCCGGCGTGCAGGGTGTTCCCGCAGCCCGTGTAGTCGGCGTATCGCCGCTGGTCGGACTGGAGCCGGTAGTAGCCCCGGTTGTCGAAGCCGCGCAACGACAGGGTGGGCCCCAGCTCGCCCGCCTCCGCGGTGTGGTTGTAGACCACGTCGAGGATGACCTCGATCCCCGCCGCGTGCAGCGCCCGGACCATCCGCTTGAACTCGCCGACCTGCTGCCCGGCCGTCCCGCTGGAGGAGTACCCGGCGTGCGGGGCGAAGTACCCGACCGAGTTGTACCCCCAGTAGTTGCGCAGACCCCTGCGCAGCAGGTGGTCCTCGTGCGCGAACTGGTGCACCGGCAGCAGCTCGACCGCCGTCACGCCCAGCTTCACGAGGTGCTCGACCGCCGCCGGATGGGCCAGGCCCGCGTACGTGCCGCGCAGCTCCTCGGGAACACCCGGATGGCGCATCGTGAAGCCGCGCACGTGCAGCTCGTAGATCACCGAATCGGCCCAGGGCGTCTTCGGCCGGACGTCGTCCGCCCAGTCGTCGTCATCGTGCACGACCACGCCCTTGGGGACGAACGGCGCCGAGTCCCGGTCGTCGCGCACCGTGTCCGCGATGTACTGCTGCGGCCAGTCCCGCACGTGCCCGTACACCTCCGGCGGCAGCGTGAAGTCCCCGTCCACGGCCCGCGCGTACGGGTCCAGCAGCAGCTTCGCCGGATTGTGCCGCAGCCCCGTCCAGGGATCCCAGCGGCCGTGCACCCGGAAGCCGTACCGCTGCCCCGGGCGCACGCCCGGCACGAAACCGTGCCAGATCTCGTGCGTGAGCTCCGTCAGTACACAGCGCGTCTCGGCCCCGGCCTCGTCGAACAGGCACACCTCCACCGACTCCGCGCCCTGCGCCCACACCGCGAAGTTGGTGCCCGCGGTCCCGTCCGGACCGTGGTGGAAGCGGGCCCCCAGGGGATGCGAGGACCCCGGCCACACCGCCGGCGCCGTGCGCCCGCGGGCACCTGGCACCTGGCCGTTGACCTGGCCCTTGGTCTGGCCGTTGACCTGGCCGTTCGTCCGGCCGTCCGGCCGTCCGTCCGGCTGGTGGCCCAGTGGGCCGGCCGGTTGGCCGTCGGCGTGCGGTACGGGCGCGGCCTGCCCG
This DNA window, taken from Streptomyces sp. TN58, encodes the following:
- a CDS encoding adenylyltransferase/cytidyltransferase family protein, with product MSDIGAPSRRPYRVGYAPGAYDLFHIGHLNILRHARSRCDYLVAGVVSDEMAELAKGRRPMIPLVERLEIVRSVKYVDAAFVETVPDKVETWKQVRFDVIFKGDDWRGTPKGDKLEKDFAAHGVDVVYFPYTVHTSSTQLRRALDALAEPAAAPGHVTGERR
- a CDS encoding CDP-alcohol phosphatidyltransferase family protein, with protein sequence MGRVGTALQELRGAQKSAKGVSLYSRFVNRPAGRYLAAGSYALGLTPNQVTLVSAVFSFAAVAAVALTGPSWALGIAVWAALAVGFAFDSADGQLARLRGGGSAAGEWLDHVVDAAKLTALHSCVLIAFYRFPEEYGTAANGWLLVPLGFQFAAVVTFFGGLLTEKLKPRPAPGSPAAAPSTLRAVALLPVDYGVFCLVFLLLGGGRLFAWVYAGLGAVAALFLLAFLAKWFRELSAVRR
- a CDS encoding MFS transporter, which translates into the protein MITPIRRLLVGRTCAAFASALVPTTLTLALLRAGSSGDLGLVLASELLPMLLLLPVAGVAADRFPARRVVLVADLVRAAAQLAIGILLLTGLDGRVPELAALAAVTGAAVAFGTPAVRTLVAATVPEEGRTRVNARLGVATGLANVAAPAAAGSLALTVGGGWASLLTAALFVLSALTLGGLRTAAVPRTVPRAAFGAELRAGWAETRRHPWFLANVLAHGVWHLAAGLLLTLGPVIAAESLGGEASWVVVAQTGTVGMLAGVWAAGRLPLRRPLFGVAFGAAAQALPLTAFALRLPLPATAAAFGCAMFGLGVLSPLWETEMQRRIPLETLGRVGSFDTLISFASRPLGLAVAAPLAAAVGATAPLLVAAVLSAAANLSVLLLPDVRRHPAPTRSTVLR
- the glgX gene encoding glycogen debranching protein GlgX gives rise to the protein MPGARGRTAPAVWPGSSHPLGARFHHGPDGTAGTNFAVWAQGAESVEVCLFDEAGAETRCVLTELTHEIWHGFVPGVRPGQRYGFRVHGRWDPWTGLRHNPAKLLLDPYARAVDGDFTLPPEVYGHVRDWPQQYIADTVRDDRDSAPFVPKGVVVHDDDDWADDVRPKTPWADSVIYELHVRGFTMRHPGVPEELRGTYAGLAHPAAVEHLVKLGVTAVELLPVHQFAHEDHLLRRGLRNYWGYNSVGYFAPHAGYSSSGTAGQQVGEFKRMVRALHAAGIEVILDVVYNHTAEAGELGPTLSLRGFDNRGYYRLQSDQRRYADYTGCGNTLHAGRPHVLRLITDSLRYWVTEMGVDGFRFDLAAALARSMHDVDMLSPFLAVIAQDPVLRRVKLIAEPWDVGSGGYQVGAFPPLWTEWNDRYRDAVRDFWRGALPDVRDLGYRLSGSSDLYAWGGRRPYASVNFVTAHDGFTLRDLVSYERKHNDANGEEGRDGTNDNRSWNCGAEGETDDVGVGVLRRRQLRNLLTTLLLSTGVPMLVAGDEFGRTQGGNNNAYCQDNETGWVDWSLLEDPAWRSLFALAARLIALRHAHPVLRRRAFFSGRPQGADGLRDLAWFTPAGVEMTERDWYAPAAALGMYLSGRDIPGRDGRGRQVTDDSFLVLLHTGDRPAAWALPGAPWAEEYELVLDTSLEEQAAVPGTLHRAGDTLSVPARSVLLLRVHGPRPPGTPA